GAAAAGCTGGCCTTACCTGACACAAACTGTCGAATGGTTATTGGATGAACGGGTCGAGCGTAACGACGTTGTCATCGCTTTTGGTGGCGGCGTTATCGGTGATCTGGTGGGTTTTGCTGCCGCAATCCTTCGCCGTGGCGTGCGCTTTGTGCAATTGCCCACCTCGCTGCTCGCGCAGGTCGACAGTTCGGTCGGGGGCAAGACCGGGATAAATGCGCCGCAAGGTAAGAACCTGATCGGCGCTTTTCATCAACCCTCTCTTGTTCTGGCCGATGTCGAGGTTTTGGGCACGCTGACCGCGCGCGATTTTCTGGCCGGTTACGGCGAGGTTGTGAAATACGGCGGTCTTGGCGATGGCGCGTTTTTTGAATGGCTTGAAGTCAACGGCTCTGCGCTGGCCGCTGGGGATATAAGCCTGCGCGAAGAAGCCGTGCGTCGTTCAGTCCAGATGAAAGCCGACATCGTGGTGCGGGATGAAACGGAACAGGGCGACCGCGCACTTTTAAACCTTGGTCATACGTTCGGACACGCGCTTGAGGCGGCGACCGGCTATTCCGACCGGTTGCTGCATGGTGAAGGCGTTGCCATCGGATGTGTGCTGGCTTTCGAAACCTCAGCCCGGTTGGGGCTGATCAGTCAAGAAAGCCCCTCGCGCTTCCGTGCGCATCTGGCCAAGATGGGCATGAAGAAAGACCTGTCCGACATACAGGGCGACTTGCCAGATACCGACGGTCTGATCACGCTGATGGGGCAAGACAAGAAGGTCGAACAGGGCAAGCTGCGTTTCGTGCTGGCCCGCGCCATTGGGGACGCTTTCGTAGCTGATGACGTCGATATGGGCGTCGTTCGATCTGTGTTGGATGACGCTTTGGCGGGACGTTAACGACCTTGCGCGTTTAGGCGGCTCAGGTGGGTTTGCTTGAACGCCTTTGAAGACTTCAGCCCATAGCCAACCGAACGATCAATCCCGATGTGGGCGATCCAAATCAACACCAACGGCAGATAAGGCGGCTGGTAGCTCCAACAAAGTAAGCCAAAAACCATTGGCCCGATATAGCTATGGACTAAGTTATAGCACCACGACCCGATCCGCGCGTTGATCAGATAGCCCAAGGCTGACAAATCCGGCACCAAAAACAGAACGGCGTAAAGGATCCAGTTGCCGGAGAGTGAAGCATAAAGAACGGTGGCTGTGATAAAGACCGCCAAACCCTCAAGTCGGAGTATGGAAATGATGGGTCGTTCGGTGATCGGATGGTTTGAAGTTTCAATGTTCACAGGTGCCTCTTCCGTCATGCGGGCTGATGAAAGCGGGTTCTGAAACCAAAACAGCCGCCCGAAGGGGCGACTGTTTCAGAATATCTGGCTGATCTAGAACGGGATTTCGTCATCGAAACCGCCGCCAGCTGGGGCAGGGCCGGGATCGCCGCCACCATAGCCGCCCTGATTGCCACCGCCTTGATTACCGCCGCCACCGCCTTCACCGCGGCCGTCCAGCATCGTCAACGTGCCGTCGAATCCCTGCAACACAACCTCGGTTGAGTAGCGATCATTGCCGGACTGGTCTTGCCACTTGCGGGTTTGCAGTTTGCCTTCGACGAAAACCTTCGATCCTTTGCGCAGGTATTGCTCGCAGATGCGGACCAAACCTTCCTGGAAGATTGCAACCGAATGCCATTCGGTCTTCTCACGCCGCTCGCCAGTGTTTCGATCTTTCCAGGTTTCTGACGTGGCGATGCGCAGGTTGCACACCTTGCCACCGTTCTGGAATGTGCGCACTTCCGGGTCAGCGCCCAGATTGCCGATGAGCATGACCTTGTTAAGCGAACCCGCCATCCGTCGTCCTTTCGATTCTGTAATTCGACCTCATGGTTACACCATGTGGTGGCACAGTTGAAAACGGAAATCCCCATAAAGCCATTAGATTAACCTGCCCAGACGGGCGGTATTTCCTGCCCATACCGAGCCCGGTTTTGCAAAATGCCGCACCCTCTTCCCCAAAAAGCCGAAGTTGCGTATATTGCGCCCGAGGATTTCAGGGGACAGGTATGTCGCGCAAGATTTTTTTGAAGACGTATGGTGCTGTTTTGGGTCTTGCAGCGGGCATCGCGCCGATTGGCGAAATGGCGTTTGCAGACAACCTTTTCTCGAGTTCGGGTGGGCGGGCCGCCTTTGCGTCGCAAACCCGTGTATTGGATACACGCGCGGCCCAGCAATATGCGGCCAGCACGCGTCTGACCCCGAACAAAGACGCCGAGCCGGCTTATGGCATTCCGTCCTTCACCGGAAAATACAAGGGCGAGTATCTTGCTCTGGCAAAAGCTGCCGCACAACGCCACGGCATTCCACAAGACCTGTTCTTACGATTGGTGCAGCAGGAAAGCGGTTGGAATCCACGCGCGTTAAGCCATGCCGGTGCCATTGGATTGGCGCAGCTTATGCCCTTCACGGCACGCAAACTGGGCGTCGATCCCCATAACCCTGCACAAAACCTTGAGGGCGGAGCACGTTACCTGCGCCAGCAATATGATCGGTTCCGGTCGTGGAAACTGGCCCTTGCGGCATATAATGCCGGGCCGGAAGCCGTGCAAAAATATTCAGGGGTGCCGCCCTATAAAGAAACGCGCGGCTATGTGCGCGCCATTTTGGGCGGCTAAGCGGACATTTAGACGGATCGGCCCTGCGGCCCGGAATACGCGCGTTCAACCTTTGCTACACGAAGATTGTATCTTTCATACCAGCCCTTGATCCCCAGCTTCTGTGCGATCAGATGCTCTGACACCTGCTTCCACGCCTGAATTGCGGCTTCATCCGCCCAATAGGACACGGTGATCCCAAGACCTGTGGCGTCACGAGTGGTCTCAGCGCCCAGATACCCCTGTTGGGTTTGCGCAAGCTCGAAAATCTTATCTGCCATCGCATCATATCCCGGCGCGGTTTCGGCCAGTTGATTGGTGAAAATCACCGCGTAGTAAGGGGGAGTTGGCAAGGGTGCGAAACGGGATTGGGTCATCTGGGCGTGGCCTTATTTGGATCGCGCCCAGACTAGAGTGGCGGTCTTGCTTATTCTACCCCGGACAGCTCTTTCTTATGTAGCCATTCAGCGTGTTTGGGCGCACGTTTGGTCTTGGCCCATTCGTTCAGCATCTCCCATTTAACCTCGTCCATACGAGCCAACATCGCGTCTTCTTCAGGGTCGGGGCAGGCCAGTTCGACCCGGTGCCCATTGGGGTCGAAGAAATATATAGAATGGAAGAGCGAATGGTCGGTGACCCCCAGAACCTCGACACCTTCCTTCTCAAGATGTTCTTTGAACTCAATCAGCTCGTCGCGGTCTTTCACTCTGAAGGCGATGTGCTGAACCCAGATCGGCGTGTTTGGATCGCGTCCCATTTCGGCTTTTGTCGGAAGCTCAAAAAACGCCAGAACGTTGCCGTTCCCGGCGTCCAGAAAGACATGCATATACGGGTCAGGTTCGTGGGTCGATGGAACATGGTCCTCGGCGATTGCCAAAACGAAATCCATATTCAGCATTTTCCCATACCATTCAACAGTTTCCTTTGCGTCCTTACAGCGATAGGCAACATGGTGAATCTGTTCAATCTTCATTGTATCCTCCTAGTTTCACTGTTAACTAACATAAAGTCGTTGCAAATGCAACGAAAAGGGTAAGCAGGCAATACCAGACCATGTTTGACGGCGTTGTAAGGGTAGAGGGGGTGTCAACGAAGGGATGCGAAAGCACCCTGGGGGTTATCCGCCTTTACGAAAAGCGGATGGCGTGGTGCCGGTTTGCTTCTGGAAGGCCCGGGTGAAATAGGCCGCTGAGGCAAAGCCAAGCGAGTCCGCGATATCCTTGATCGGGATATGCGTTTCGGTCAGCAAACGGCGTGCTTCGTAGTGAATGCGATCTTGCAAAATGGCTGATGCCGGACGCCCACAGGTCTTGTTGCACACTCGGCTCAGATGGGTGGGTGTGACGCCCAGTTCGGCCGCATAGTCGCGCACCGTCTTGTCGGTGTGAAACTCTTGTTCAACCAGCGCGGTGAAGGCATTGACCAGCCGTCCTGTCGCCCCGATTTCAGAATGTTCGACCTTGGTGTCGTTTAGTTGCCGTTCCAGCCATACAGACAACAGGCCTGCGTGGCACATCAGGGCACGGTGGGCGGTGTCCGTGCCTTTCTCCATCTCGCGTTGCAGGTCGTCAACAAGACTGTTCAAAACCATTTGCTTGTCGGCTTCGCGCAGACGCATATGAACGGCTTCATCCGGCAAGGCCAGAACATCTTCGCTGCCTTGCGGGAAGACCACGATGGTGCCGTTGACCTGATTGGACATTTCGAATCCGTGCATGGTGCCGGCGGGCAAAAACAGGCAGTTGTGCGGACCATAACCGGCGGTGACACCATTGACGGTGATCCGGCCCTGGCCACGGATGAACCATAAAAGAACCGGTGCGCCATAGGATCGCATCGCTTCAGTGCGCCACCTGCCACCACTGGCCAACCGGGCAAGCGGCAAGACACGGAAGGGCGATGAAAAAGTATCGGATTTTGTCATAGTTTCAGCGTCAGACGTCTAATACGGGCAATAAATAGTAACGTAACATGGGTATCGTAAAAACGCGCTGCTGTCCCAAGATTTTTTCCGACAACTGTGTTATCCACAGCTTGTCCACAGATTCAGGGCGACAAATGATCGGGTTTCGGCGGATTGATGCAGAAATGACAACGGTCCTACGGGGTGTGATGCCCGGTCGCCGTTGTTAGGGCAGGGGAATCACCTGCCAGTTGCCCATCCTTTTGCGAAACCAAGTCCTTTGCCGCTTGGCATATTGCTGCGAGGCGACAATTGCACGATTGCGCGCGTCCTCCAGCGTCATTTCGCCCTTCAGATGCGCGATCAGTTCGGCGGCGCCAATGGCCTTTGCGCTCGGATCCTTGGGGTTCCAATGGGGAAGGTTGGCGCGCGCCTCGTCAAGCGCGCCCTGTTCCAACATCAGATCAAAGCGGCGTGCGATACGGTCACGCAACCAATCCCGGTCGGTATGAAGCACAAAGGGACAGGTATCAGAGAGCGGCAGCAGTGGTGGCGGTGTGCTGTCCTGCCAACTGGCCAACCCGCGACCGGTGGTGCGCTGCACTTCCCAGGCGCGAGCCACACGGGCCGGGTTTTGCCAGTCGATCCGGTCAAGGGTCGCGGTGTCCAGATCAGCCAAAAGGGCAGGTATCCCCCCCTCGGCCATACGTCGTGCGCCTTCGACGCGGATCTCGGGCGGTGTCTGGGGGATGTCGGCCAGTCCCTCGGTCAGGGCGCTCAAGTTCAGGCCGGTTCCTCCGACAATAATTGGACGCAGCGGACCTTTCAGGATCGGGGCTATATCACGCAGCCAATGTCCGGCAGAGAAGGGATAGTTGCGCGGCACATACCCATAGAGCTTGTGCGGCACGCGGGCTTCCTCTTCTGGCGAAGGACGGGCGGTCAAGATACGCCAGTTCTCGAAAATCTGAAGAGCGTCGGCATTGACGATCACCCCACCTGAGGCCTCGGCGATGGCCATGGCCAAGGCTGATTTGCCGGACGCGGTTGGCCCTGCAATCAACACCGGTCGGTCTTTCGGCACGCTTTTAGCGATGGTCGGTATGTCTATTCGGGTCTCGGACATGTGGCCTCGTGCACATCGTGCCCCGATGGGGCTTTTTTGACTTAGGACGTGGATCGCGCATTGAATAATGTGCGTCGATCGGTCATTTTGCGCCAAAACAATCACGACAACCAGAAAGTGGCAACCGATGAGTGATCAGGCCTCAGGGGTTCCGGACACGGACGCGTCAAACAGCGACGCAGACATCCCGCAACCGACCTATAACCGCGTCATGTTGAAAATTTCCGGCGAAGCGCTGATGGGGGATCAGGGGTTCGGTCTGAACCCGCCCACCGTCGAACGCATCGCGCAAGAGGTCAAGTCCGTGCACGACATGGGCGTCGAGATTTGCATGGTGATCGGCGGCGGTAATATTTTCCGGGGCCTGCAAGGTTCAGCCCAGGGAATGGAGCGTACGACTGCCGATTATATGGGAATGCTTGCCACGGTCATGAACGCGCTGGCAATGCAATCCGCGCTGGAAGGGTTGGGTGTCTTTACCCGTGTGATCTCGGCTATTCCGATGGATCAGGTCTGCGAGCCATATATTCGCCGCCGTGCTGTGCGCCACCTTGAAAAAGGCCGAGTTTGCATCTTTGCTGCGGGCACAGGAAACCCGTATTTCACCACTGATACAGCGGCAACTTTGCGAGCAAATGAAATGGCTTGCGAGGCGATCTTTAAGGGAACGAAGGTCGATGGAGTTTATGACAAAGACCCAGTCAAGAACGCGGATGCCGTGCGTTATGACCATGTTTCCTATGACGATGTTCTGGCCAAACGGCTGGGTGTAATGGATGCGTCGGCGATTGCGTTGGCACGTGACAATAACTTGCCGATCATTGTATTTTCGCTGGATGAGCCGGGTGGATTCCGGGGCATCCTGTCCGGCGAGGGCACATATACCCGCGTGGGCAGCTGACGGACAGAGATAGGTGGGGCGATTTTTCGCCAACCGTTGAAACACCGCGCAGGGTTCGGCGAACCAGCCTATACATCTAATGGCTGCTGGCGTTATACCGGGCGAAAGACGCTCGGACGTATATGCGAGAAGAAGACAAGGGGAAGCCACAAGATGGCAAACGAAGATTTTGAATTGGATATGGGTGATCTGGAGCGCCGGATGGATGGTGCGATTGCATCGCTCAGAACGGAATTCGCGTCATTGCGCACGGGACGCGCTTCGGCCTCCATGCTGGAGCCGATCATGGTCGAAGCGTACGGCCAGCGCACACCGATCAACCAGGTCGGCACTGTGAACGTGCCGGAGCCACGTATGGTGACCATCAATGTCTGGGACAAAAGCATGGTCAACGCGGTTGAGAAAGCGATCCGCGAAAGCGGACTGGGTATCAATCCGCAGCTGAACGGCACCATCATCATGTTGCCGATCCCCGAATTGAACGAAGAGCGTCGTCGCGAATTGACCCGTGTCGCCGCGCAATATGCCGAGCACGCGCGCGTTTCTATTCGCAACGTTCGCCGTGATGGCATGGAACAGCTTAAAAAAGCGAAAAATGACGGAATGAGTGAAGATGATCACAAATTCTGGCATGATGAAGTGCAGGGCCTGACAGACAAATTTGTTGGTAACGTCGACAAGGCTCTTGAGGTAAAACAAGAAGAGATCATGCAGGTCTGACCCTATAACGGGTGAATGTGATCTAAAAAACAGAATTGGGCATGTCGATGGGCAGAAAAGCCGCGGACAAAGCAGAGAAGGCGCAAAAGTCGCCTGATCACGTTGCCATTATTATGGATGGCAATGGCCGTTGGGCGCAAAGCCGTGGGAAACCGCGGCTTTTCGGTCATCACGCGGGTGCCAAACGTGTGCGCGAGATTGTCGAAGCCTGCCCGGATCTGGGCGTGAAATACATCACCATCTTTGCGTTCTCGACCGAAAACTGGAAGCGTACCCAAACCGAAGTTGCGGGTTTGATGAGCTTGTTTCGCCGCTATATCCAGAAAGAAGCGCGTGCGCTTTTGGCGGAAGGCGTTCGGGTGCGCTTTATCGGTGATCGGGACCGGCTGGACAAGAAGCTGATCGCCCTGATGCACGAGCTGGAAGCTATGACCGAAGGCAACGACCGCGTGCATCTGACCATCGCCCTGAACTATGGTGGGCGGGACGAAGTCGCGCGTGCAACGCGCCGCATGGCGTTGGATGTGGCTGCGGGCAAGCTTGACCCTGAAAGCGTTAATGAGCAAACGCTTACAAGTTATTTGGATACATGCGTTTTACCCGATCCTGATCTTGTGATCCGAACGTCAGGTGAAGCTCGGATTTCAAATTTCCTACTCTGGCAATCCGCCTATGCGGAATACGAGTTTATTGACACGCTGTGGCCTGATTTTTCAGCCGAAGTGTTCGAAGAAGTGGTTGACCGCTTTGCCGGGCGCGAGCGTCGGTTCGGTGCGGTAGAGACCGCCGCCGAATAACTCTTAAGATACGACGTTGATTGACCCAACAGAGCGCGACATTTGCGCCACGCCGTCCCATTGCCCGACACCCGCGCGATCAACCGCTTGAGGGCCGGGCGTGTGAGTGCCATAAACCCCGCATGACAAGCCCCAATCCTTCATCGAAATGGTCCGATCTGGCACCGCGAGTGCTCTCAGCCGTCGTTATGGCGGGCGTTGCGGTCTTGGCTGTTGCGTTGGGTAACCCGATTTACCTGATCATGATCAGCATCGTGATCGGATTGTGTGTCGGAGAACTTGGCCGTTTGCTGCATCCTACGCCACCACGCATCTATGTTCTGTTGGGTGGTTTGGCAGCGATCGCCACGTTCCTTGTAGGTTACAAGATCGCCCCAAACAGCCCGTTCGGCAACGTGATCGCAACCAAGTCACTTCTCTTACTGATTCCACCGCTGTTGGGTGCGGGATTGATCAAGCAGCACAAGGTGTTGTTTCTGGGCTATTGCAGTCTGATCATGTTGGCGGGACTTGGATTTGTCGTCATCGGACCAGGAGATGTTTTGATTTGGTTTCTGCTGATCATCATCATGTCTGACGTTGCAGGCTATTTCGTCGGGCGCACCGTGGGCGGACCAAAGTTCTGGCCACGCGTCAGCCCTAAGAAAACATGGTCTGGCACGATCGCGGGCTGGGTCGGGGCGCTGTTGATCGGGTTGATCGGGGCCGGTTTCGGGGTGTTTACCCCTACCGAGGCTATGTTTGCACCATTGATCGCCTTCGCCGGTCAAATGGGTGACATTGCTGAAAGCGCGATCAAGCGGAAAGTGAATGTGAAGGACAGCTCGCAGCTTATTCCCGGCCATGGCGGCGTGTTGGATCGGTTTGATGCGATGATCGGTGCCTCGGCGGTGCTTCTGCTGCTCACAGGTGCCGCATGGCTCATGATCTCGACTGGATGACGGGGCAGGGCGTATGACACCGACAGCGCAGCGCAGGGTCTCTATTTTTGGGGCGACCGGTTCCATCGGGCAATCCACCATCGACCTGATTGCCCGTGATCCGGACGCTTATGACGTGGTGGCGCTGACCGGCGGACATAACGTGTCGCAATTGGCGCGGGATGCGATCCGGCTGGATGCTGATATCGCCGTCACTGCACATGAAGATAAACTGCCCGCCCTGCGCGATGCTTTGTCTGGATCTGGGATTGACGCCGCGGCGGGTGAAGTGGCAATTGAAGAAGCGGCCACCCGACCTGCCGATTGGGTTATGTCTGCAATCGTCGGAGCCGCGGGACTTTTGCCCGGATTGCGCGCGTTAGAAGCGCACGCCACCCTTGCGCTGGCCAACAAGGAAAGCCTTGTGACCGCCGGGCCGCTGATGATGGCCACCGCCAAGGCCCATCATGCGCGCATTTTGCCAGTAGACAGCGAACATTCGGCGGTCTTTCAGGGTCTGGTTGGTGAAGACATGGCGGCGGTTGAACGGGTGATCATCACCGCTTCGGGCGGGGCGTTTCGCGACTGGCCGCTGGACAGGCTGGCGCAGGCCACGTTGGAACAGGCCAGCGCCCATCCGAATTGGGACATGGGGCAGCGGATCACCATCGACAGTGCCTCGATGTTCAACAAGGCGCTGGAAGTGATAGAAACCAAAGAGTTTTTCAATTTTCGACCAGATCAGATCGAGGTGCTCGTGCACCCGCAGAGCCTGGTTCATGCTTTGGTGGGGTTCAATGATGGTGCCTTGATGGCGCATCTGGGGGCGCCGGACATGCGTCATGCCATCGGATACGCGTTGCATTGGCCGGATCGGCGCGATCTGCCGGTGGATCGGCTGGACCTGGCCCGGATCGCCACGCTGGAGTTTCGTGCCCCCGACGAAGCCCGTTACCCCGCTTTGCGCCTTGCGCGCGAGGTGATGGCCACAGGTGGGCTGAGTGGCGCGATTTTCAATGCGGCGAAAGAGAAAGCCCTGGACGCCTTCATTGCCGGGGCCATCGGATTCATGGACATGGCAGAGGTGGTGGAACAGGTGCTGACCTGGCTTGACGCAGATGTGTCCCTAATGCAGGGCGCCATGACCCTTGATAATGTGCGTGCCGCCGACCAAATGGGACGCAGAACCGCCCAACTGGTTATCGACACCCGCCCCGCAGTGTAAGCGGCCAAAAGAACAAGAGCAGGAGAGACACCCCATGGAACTGACCGGGTTGCTTCCCGATTTCGGAAACCTCGCCTTTACGATATTGGCGTTCCTGGCGGCATTGACCGTGATTGTGGCGGTGCATGAATATGGCCACTACATCGTGGGGCGCTGGACCGGGATCAAGGCGGATGTGTTCTCGATCGGGATGGGGCCGGTGCTGGCCTCGAAAAAGGACAAGCACGGGACCAGTTGGCAGATCGCGGCTCTTCCGATTGGTGGCTATGTGAAGTTTCGCGGCGATGCGAATGTGGCGTCAGGCAGTGCCGACGAGGGTGCAATAGCTGCGATGAGCGACGAAGAACGCCGTCATACGATGCACGGTGCCCCTCTTTGGGCGCGGGCGGCCACGGTGGCTGCAGGACCGGTCTTCAATTTTATCCTGTCGATTATCATTTTCGCGGGTCTGGCTCTGGCCACAGGTGTAGCGCGCGATCCGCTTTCGGTTGCCAAACCGCTGAACGTACCGGGAATGGAAGACGGGCTGCGGTCCGGTGATGAGATCCTGTCGATTGCCGGAATTGAAACACCACCTTTGGCGGACTTTGCCACACTGGTCGAACAACTGCCTGATACGGCAATGATCGACTATCAGGTTCGTCGCGATGGGCAAGTGATCAATCTGACCGCTACGCATCCGTTTCCCGCTCTTGTTGGCTCGGTCAGCCCGCAATCAGCCGCAATAGATGCAGGGCTGCAAGATGGCGACTTTATCTCGACGGTCGATGGTGCGCCGGTGCCCACCTTCAACACGCTGCGCGAAATTGTGGTGAACGGGGAAGGCGAGCCCCTGACTTTGGGAATCGTGCGCGATGGTGCGCCACTTGAGGTGACACTGACTCCACGGCGGCAGGACATCCCCAGTGCCGATGGCGGGTTTGAAACGCGGTGGCTGATCGGTATTACGTCGGGAATGGTGTTTGAGCCGGCAACCCGCACGCCGGGGGTATGGGAAAGCCTTGTTTCCGGTGCCGATCGGGTGATCTATATCATCAATGCCAGCCTGTCGGGGCTTTGGCATATGATCACCGGCGCGATCTCAAGCTGCAACTTGTCAGGACCGATCGGCATCGCTCAGGTCTCGGGGCAGGCGGCGTCTTTGGGGGCGACTAGCTTCATTAGCTTTATCGCAATGCTGTCCACAGCCATCGGCCTGCTGAACCTGTTTCCGATCCCGGTGTTGGACGGTGGTCATCTAGTGTTTTATGCGTGGGAGGCCGTGACCGGCAAAGCGCCGTCCGACAAAGTGCTGAATGTCTTGTTGGCGATTGGCCTGTCGCTGGTGCTGTCCTTGATGGTGTTTGGGGTCACAAACGACCTGTTTTGTCCGTAGAACATCCAAAAGTTCCCGGAAAAACAGCGTGCGCCACAATCTTGCCACATTTCTGTAGCGGTGACGCCGTAATCCTTACTTATCTTTTGACGTGTCGCCTACCGCGACTCGTTGAAAGGATTTGATTATGGACAGGGCAGATCGCGGATCAACCGCACTTACTGTTTTGGTTGATCTGAACTGGGACCGCTTTTTCTTCGCGGGCGCAATCTCCGCAGCGCTGGTTTTAAGTGCGGCGTTGCACAGCTTTCTGTAACTTAAGTCTGGTCAGACACTCTGCCTGGCGCCATCGTTGACTCAACCCGCCGCAGCAAGGCTGTGCACGGTATTAGTGTTGCCCCAAAGGGCAATTTGCTCTGCACAGCTTATGCACCCAACCACTCCTATTCTGACCGTTGAATTGGCACCTTGCCGCCCCCCTTCGAAAGTCTGCTTTCGCGCTTTGACAAGACCGTCACAACCCCTTATCCACATTGGCACTGGGATGTCTGGGGAAAGTAGATACGATGACATTTGATAAGGGGTTGAGCAGCAACCGTTTCAAAACAACAGGGCGCGGTGCAAAAGGTCTTTTGACCAGCAGCGGACTGGCATTTTTTCTTGCAATTTCCGGTGTTACGGTCACAGCACCTCAGGTCGTTGTCGCGCAATCCTATGCGTTCCAACGGATCGAGATTGAAGGCACGCAGCGGATCGAAGCTGCTACCATTCTGTCCTATTTGGGAATCGCTCAAGGGGAAACAGTCTCGGCAGCGCAGTTGAACGATGGTTATCAACGACTTGTCGGATCAGGTCTTTTCGAAGATGTCCAGATCCTCCCGCGCGGCAACACTCTGGTTGTGAAGGTTCGCGAATACCCCACAATCAATGTCGTGTCGGTTGAAGGGAACCGGAAAGTCAAAGATGATATTTTTTCCCCGCTGCTGAAATCTCAGCCGCGCCAGGTTTATAACCCGGCCAATGCAGAGCTGGACGTTCAAACCATCACCGAGGTCTATCAGGCGCAAGGTAGGTTGGCCGCACAGGTCACGCCAAAAATTATCCGACGATCAAACAACCGCGTTGATCTGGTGTTCGAAGTTGTCGAAGGTAAGAATGTCGAAGTCGAGCGTCTGTCTTTCGTCGGCAACCGACAGTTTTCCGACAGCCGTCTGCGGCGGGTTCTTGAAACCAAACAAGCTGGCATCCTGCGTGCCCTGATCCGTGCGGACACTTATGCGCCCGAACGGATCGAGTTTGATAAACAGGTTCTGCGCGATTTCTATCTGTCGCGTGGCTATGTGGATTTCAAAACTACGGGTGTCACAAGCGAATTTTCCCGCGAACGCGATGCTTTCTTCATCACCTTTTCGGTGCAGGAAGGACAGCAATTCCGGTTTGGCAACATCACAACCTCGTCCGAAGTGACGGGCGTAGACGCAGCTGACTATCAGGCG
This DNA window, taken from Aliiroseovarius sp. F47248L, encodes the following:
- the aroB gene encoding 3-dehydroquinate synthase, with the protein product MTTVHVPLGDRAYDVRIGPGLLSRAGAEIAPLLNRPRVWIVTEQTVAGLHLATLQDGLSAEGIDSEALILPPGEGTKSWPYLTQTVEWLLDERVERNDVVIAFGGGVIGDLVGFAAAILRRGVRFVQLPTSLLAQVDSSVGGKTGINAPQGKNLIGAFHQPSLVLADVEVLGTLTARDFLAGYGEVVKYGGLGDGAFFEWLEVNGSALAAGDISLREEAVRRSVQMKADIVVRDETEQGDRALLNLGHTFGHALEAATGYSDRLLHGEGVAIGCVLAFETSARLGLISQESPSRFRAHLAKMGMKKDLSDIQGDLPDTDGLITLMGQDKKVEQGKLRFVLARAIGDAFVADDVDMGVVRSVLDDALAGR
- a CDS encoding DUF4260 domain-containing protein; translated protein: MNIETSNHPITERPIISILRLEGLAVFITATVLYASLSGNWILYAVLFLVPDLSALGYLINARIGSWCYNLVHSYIGPMVFGLLCWSYQPPYLPLVLIWIAHIGIDRSVGYGLKSSKAFKQTHLSRLNAQGR
- the ssb gene encoding single-stranded DNA-binding protein, with product MAGSLNKVMLIGNLGADPEVRTFQNGGKVCNLRIATSETWKDRNTGERREKTEWHSVAIFQEGLVRICEQYLRKGSKVFVEGKLQTRKWQDQSGNDRYSTEVVLQGFDGTLTMLDGRGEGGGGGNQGGGNQGGYGGGDPGPAPAGGGFDDEIPF
- a CDS encoding lytic transglycosylase domain-containing protein, which translates into the protein MAFADNLFSSSGGRAAFASQTRVLDTRAAQQYAASTRLTPNKDAEPAYGIPSFTGKYKGEYLALAKAAAQRHGIPQDLFLRLVQQESGWNPRALSHAGAIGLAQLMPFTARKLGVDPHNPAQNLEGGARYLRQQYDRFRSWKLALAAYNAGPEAVQKYSGVPPYKETRGYVRAILGG
- a CDS encoding antibiotic biosynthesis monooxygenase; this translates as MTQSRFAPLPTPPYYAVIFTNQLAETAPGYDAMADKIFELAQTQQGYLGAETTRDATGLGITVSYWADEAAIQAWKQVSEHLIAQKLGIKGWYERYNLRVAKVERAYSGPQGRSV
- a CDS encoding VOC family protein, yielding MKIEQIHHVAYRCKDAKETVEWYGKMLNMDFVLAIAEDHVPSTHEPDPYMHVFLDAGNGNVLAFFELPTKAEMGRDPNTPIWVQHIAFRVKDRDELIEFKEHLEKEGVEVLGVTDHSLFHSIYFFDPNGHRVELACPDPEEDAMLARMDEVKWEMLNEWAKTKRAPKHAEWLHKKELSGVE
- a CDS encoding AraC family transcriptional regulator, producing MTKSDTFSSPFRVLPLARLASGGRWRTEAMRSYGAPVLLWFIRGQGRITVNGVTAGYGPHNCLFLPAGTMHGFEMSNQVNGTIVVFPQGSEDVLALPDEAVHMRLREADKQMVLNSLVDDLQREMEKGTDTAHRALMCHAGLLSVWLERQLNDTKVEHSEIGATGRLVNAFTALVEQEFHTDKTVRDYAAELGVTPTHLSRVCNKTCGRPASAILQDRIHYEARRLLTETHIPIKDIADSLGFASAAYFTRAFQKQTGTTPSAFRKGG
- the miaA gene encoding tRNA (adenosine(37)-N6)-dimethylallyltransferase MiaA, which translates into the protein MSETRIDIPTIAKSVPKDRPVLIAGPTASGKSALAMAIAEASGGVIVNADALQIFENWRILTARPSPEEEARVPHKLYGYVPRNYPFSAGHWLRDIAPILKGPLRPIIVGGTGLNLSALTEGLADIPQTPPEIRVEGARRMAEGGIPALLADLDTATLDRIDWQNPARVARAWEVQRTTGRGLASWQDSTPPPLLPLSDTCPFVLHTDRDWLRDRIARRFDLMLEQGALDEARANLPHWNPKDPSAKAIGAAELIAHLKGEMTLEDARNRAIVASQQYAKRQRTWFRKRMGNWQVIPLP
- the pyrH gene encoding UMP kinase is translated as MLKISGEALMGDQGFGLNPPTVERIAQEVKSVHDMGVEICMVIGGGNIFRGLQGSAQGMERTTADYMGMLATVMNALAMQSALEGLGVFTRVISAIPMDQVCEPYIRRRAVRHLEKGRVCIFAAGTGNPYFTTDTAATLRANEMACEAIFKGTKVDGVYDKDPVKNADAVRYDHVSYDDVLAKRLGVMDASAIALARDNNLPIIVFSLDEPGGFRGILSGEGTYTRVGS
- the frr gene encoding ribosome recycling factor → MANEDFELDMGDLERRMDGAIASLRTEFASLRTGRASASMLEPIMVEAYGQRTPINQVGTVNVPEPRMVTINVWDKSMVNAVEKAIRESGLGINPQLNGTIIMLPIPELNEERRRELTRVAAQYAEHARVSIRNVRRDGMEQLKKAKNDGMSEDDHKFWHDEVQGLTDKFVGNVDKALEVKQEEIMQV
- a CDS encoding isoprenyl transferase gives rise to the protein MGRKAADKAEKAQKSPDHVAIIMDGNGRWAQSRGKPRLFGHHAGAKRVREIVEACPDLGVKYITIFAFSTENWKRTQTEVAGLMSLFRRYIQKEARALLAEGVRVRFIGDRDRLDKKLIALMHELEAMTEGNDRVHLTIALNYGGRDEVARATRRMALDVAAGKLDPESVNEQTLTSYLDTCVLPDPDLVIRTSGEARISNFLLWQSAYAEYEFIDTLWPDFSAEVFEEVVDRFAGRERRFGAVETAAE